CCGTCGGGCGTTATCTGCTTGCCCTGGGAGTGGGTGACCTCGGTAGCTGAGCGTTGCTCGATGGGGATCTCGTCGCCGTGAAGGGTGGCGAGGTCAATGGTCGAGAGCGGCGCGGCGACGTAGACGGGGATGTTGTGCTCTTTGGCGAGGACGGCGACCGAGTAGGTTCCGATCTTGTTGGCGGTGTCGCCGTTGGCGGCGATGCGGTCGGCGCCGACGATGACGGCCTGGACGCGTCCGAGGCGCATGAGCGACCCGGCCATGTTGTCGCAGAGGACGGTGGTGGGGATGTTGTCGTGGAGGAGTTCCCAGGCGGTGAGGCGCGCGCCCTGAAGGTAGGGGCGGGTCTCGTCGGCGTAGACGTCGATCTTGTGGCCGCGCTCGACAGCGGCGCGGATGACCCCGAGCGCGGTGCCGTAGCCGCAGGTGGCAAGGGCTCCTGCGTTGCAGTGGGTGAGGACGGTGCCTTCCATCGGCAGCAGGGATGCGCCGTGGGCTCCCATGGCCTTGCAGGCGGCGATGTCTTCGTCGTACATATGGCGGGCCTCGGCGATGAGGGCGGCCTTGATTTTGGTGATGGAGGTGTTGGCGGCGACGAGGGTGTCGTACTTGTCGCGCATGCGCTGGATGGCCCAGAAGAGGTTGACGGCGGTGGGGCGCGTGGCGGCGAGGGTCTCGCAGATGGTGGCGACCTCGGCGTTGAGGGCCGGGATGGTGGTCGCCTTGCTCTGGCTGACGCCGAGGGCGACGCCCATGGCGGCGGAGACTCCGATGGCGGGGGCGCCGCGGACGATCATGTCGCGGATAACCGTGGCGACCTGCTGGTAGTCGGTGGCGAGGACGTAGGTCTCTTCGAGAGGGAGCTTGGTCTGGTCGAGGAAGCTAACGCCGTTCGGGAGCCATTCTAGGGTCGGGATCATGTCTTGTCCTATTTTAGACCTTTCGAGATCATCAAAGCGCTGATCCCGTGTACTTGCGGGGAGTTTGGCTCCCACCATGAGCAGAAATCCACTGTGATGTAGCTTGAGCCCTTGTCGGGCACGGGGATTCCATATTCATGAACTTAGGGTTGTGGAGAATGGCTGCGCCTTCCGCCGTCATCTAGGTGAAGATTCATTCGTTCGCAGCAGTGTCGGCTCATTTTGTGTCCTGTAGGGTTGGTGTCCGCAAAGTTGACGCCTAGATTGCTAAGGCTCGAGCAAATTCTTCTACTTCGCTCAACTCCACGCTCCACTCGGAGATCCTCTCGCCATCTTCATTGATGGTTCTGCGATCTCTTATGAAAGAAAGCATGTTCTCTTGTGAGAACGGACGTGTTAGCTGGTCATAAAACAGCAAATGATTTTGGACGTGAATGACGTTTCCTTCTCTATACATCGGCCACCACTCAAGATTGTCAGAAAATTCAGGGGCTACATACCAGACAGCCAAGGCCGATTTAGAGCCTTTGAGTATCGCTTTGATCGCATCTCGCCACTGAGCTTCGTAGTCAGCCTTGTTCCATTGGTAAAGGCTTGCTACAAAGTTCTCTTTGAACTCGCCGAGGACTAATTCTCCCGTCGCCATCGGCGTCTGTTCGTCATAAAACACCGGTTCGCCGAGGAATGAGATCGAGAAGGACATGGCTTTTAACTCTCCAGGGCGCTAAAGTGTTCAGTTTTGAGTAGCTGTCTTGTGGATGGCCCACTTGATGACGGCGTGACGAAACTCTTCCAAATTGTCAAAAGCCCTTCCGAGCCCAACCGCTTGGATTTCTTCGATTGGTGGTGGTCCACTGAACATGTACTGTGATCGATCCTTTATCAGTCGAATGCAGCTCTCTGTTTGATTTAAGTCGACGTACCAGTTTCCAAACGACTGAGCATCGTAACGAGCGAAGGACATCCTCCATCCCTTCCTTTGAAGTTCTGAGATCAATTCCCCGACTTCCTTTGCGATTTCGTAAGGCAGTATCGGTTTCATGTTGTCCTTTGCTGCGCGATGTGGGCGGCGCGGACGTCGTTGGCGGTGAAGACGGAGATGAAGGGGACGTCATGGATGATGGCTTCGATGTTGGCTCGGCCTCCCTGTTCGCGGTCTACGAGGCAGAGGACTCCGGCGACGTTCATGCCGGATTCTCGGGTGGCTTCGATGGCGGTAATGGTGGAGCCTCCGGTGGTGCAGACGTCGTCGACGATGACGACGTGGGCGCCTAGCTTGTGGAAGCCCTCGAGGCGGCGGCCGGTTCCGTGGGTCTTTTCGGCCTTGCGGACGAGGAAGCCGTGAATCAGATCTCTGCTGAGCGGGTCGCGGTGGTGATGCACGTGGTGCCAGGCGGAGGCGCTGGCGGTGTTGGAGACGAGGGGGTCGGCTCCCATGGTGAGTCCGCCGACGGCCTCGGCGTGGGGGAAGCGCTCGCGGATGAGGTCGTAGAGGAGGAGGCCGGAGAGGCGGCCGCCTTCAGCGTGGAGGGTGGTGGTGCGGCAGTCGATGTAGTAATCGGACCTCTGGCCGCTGGCGAGGGTGAAGTCGCCGAGGCGGAAGGAGAGCGTCGCGATCAGGTTGAGCAGGGCAGTGCGATTATCAATGGACATTGCTTTGGCTCGATTGTAGATGCTTCTGTTATGGGGGTATCCCCCCCCATGGTGCGGTCTTTGTGCAAAGTCTTCAAATGAAAAGGTTTAGGCTTGGACTTCAGGTGTAAGGTATTGCATTGAAACGAGTTGCAATCAAAGTATTGCAAATAAACGGGTTGCGTTGGCCAGGTTAAAAGCGAAAGCCCCGGGTTCTCCGGGGCTTTCTGTGCTTGATTCTATTTTAGCAGTGTGAGGGAAACTACTATGCCACGGCTATCTTTATTTTTTGTGTTAGTTAGGTGATTTTTGGCCTTGACAGAGTTTTCTGTGGAAAAGTTGAGGGGGGGCGAAATAGCTGTGGCGGGGTTGCAGCCTGCGAAGCCCAGGTCTCAGAAGCGAGACTGGGGCACGCATTCAAGCGGGCGGCGGTCCAGGATGTCCTTTATTTCTTCGCGATTCGAGCAGCGAGGCCTTATCGTGATAAGTCAAATGCTTATTATACATGCATTTGCGAGATAATCTTCGCGTGATGGACGATGGCCAAGTTATTGATTTGAGTCATGTAGTTTTCGTTAACAAGTTCGATGAGAGTCTGGCCCCAGGCGTGCCTTATCTTCTCGGCTTCAAGAGGGCACTTCCAGCATTGAAGGATCGGGCGTAGAGAAGTAAAGGAGTTTGGTTGCTTGATCGAGGGCAATATTTTGGGAAGGAAACGCTCTCTCGATGTGCAACAGGTTGCAAGTATCCCATGGGAGGGTTTGCATAGAGTACGCACAATGTTGCGCTGTAAGGTATTTATTCTTCTGATTCCCGCACTTTATTTCTGAGGCCTGGTCTCTTTGGTAATTGAAATGCACATACAGGGCGAAGCGATGTTGTGTCTTTGTGCGCAAACCCAATGGGAGGCTCTACTTTATGCGGAAACAGATTCTGGCTTTTGGGATTTTGGTTCTTTGCGGTATGGCTGTCGCGCATGCAACGACTCTAACCCCTGGGTCGACCGTCGCGGCATCCACGCTCAGTTTTGGTGGGGCGCCGGTACAGTTTCTCGGTGGTCCGATGGTCAGCAACGGCATTACTTCGAACTATGCCTCGACGGCTTATAGCGATCCAAGCAACGTCTACTGTTCCGGTTGCCTGGACTTTGTCTATCAGATCGATCCAACTGGTGGGAAGGGCTCGGTTACAGATGTGGTCCAGTCTAATTTTGACCACTTTTTGACGAGCGTCGGTTTTTCGGCCCAACCGGGGCAGGCGGTTCCTACGTCCATCTCACGCAGCGCGGATGGATCGCTGATCGATTTCTTCTTTGCCAATGGAGATCCGATCAATACGTTCAGCGCGTTTCTCGTCGTTGAGACCAATGTTACGAACTTCAGCAGGGTTGGAACGATTGGCCTGGTCCCTCAGACTGCGGGAACAGCTCTCGACATCGAGCCAATGCCTGAGCCGGCCTCGTTCGTGCTGCTGGGAAGCGGTCTGATCGGTCTGGCGGGCTTGGCAAAGCGGAAGTTACTCGGATAAGCAGGTCTCAAGAGAGCGGCAGAGCGTTTCTGACGTTGTGCAGATGAAGTGAATTACGCCCGTCCCGAGAGGTGCGATGCCGATCGGGGACGGGCGTTTTTTGTCTGCGTGGGAGCGCGACCATGCATTAGTGGGGACCGTCCTCCTGTTCGACCTGTTCTCCTTCGCCAGGGAAGGGCCACTGGCGCTCGAGGGGTTGCTGGGCCTCACGCATGGACTTGGGGACGTTGTTGATTGTCAGGTTTTCCAGGACGTGGACGCCGAGTTTGCCAGCCGTGGCGATGTCGATGTCGCCGTCTTTGTCTAGGTCGAGAGCGAGGATCTGAGTGCCAGCGGTGGCTGTGGAGTTGACGGAGAGCGGGATGCGGGTGAAGGTGGTGTCCTTGCGGTTGATCTTGTATGCGTAGAGCACGGGTGGGTCGTAGGAGCCGGGGTCGTCGCCGGAGTGGCCGCGGTAGCGCTTGCCGGTGATGAGTTCGGCTTGGCCGTCGCCGTCGATGTCGGCGAGCAGGAGTGCGTGGGACTGGGAGAAGGACTCGTCGATGGCGTGGCGGGTCCAGATGCGGTGTTCGGGTGTTCCTGATTGTTCGAGCCAGTAGAGGCCGTAGCTGTGGCCCTGGCCGTAGATGAGGTCGAGCTTGCCGTCGTTGTTGACGTCGTAGCCGAGGATGGGGAATCCGGTATCGCCGAGGCGCCAGTCGGGATGCCACTCCCACTTGTCGTTGTTGGCGTCGATGTTGCGGAACCAGCCGTAGGGGGTGAGGATGTCGGGCTTGCCGTCGCCGTCGATGTCGGCGATGCCGATGCCGTGGCCATCCTGCTCTTTGCCGCCGACGTGATGGACGCGCGGGGTGGCGCCGGAGAAGTCGACCCAGAGGACGCCGGAGTGGTTGTAGTGGGCGAGCGCGATGTCGGGGACGCCGTCGCCGTTGATGTCGGCCATGACGCCGCCTTCGGTGTCATAGCTGTCGGCGATGAGGTGCTTCTGCCACATGACGCCGGGCTTGTTGGGATTTTCGTACCACCAGAGGCCGTTGGTGATCCAGCCGGCGGTGACAACGTCGGGGTGGCCGTCGTGGTTGACGTCGATGGTCCACTCGCCGCAATCGGAGACGAACTCGCCGTGGATGCCAACGGTGCGGTATTGATGCTGCTTCCACTCGCCGGCGTTGGGGCCGGGGTTCTCGTACCAGTAGGCTCCGCTGAGGAGGTCAGGGTAACCGTCGTTGTTCATGTCGAGGGTGGTGATGCCTTCGGCGTGGTCGTTGCCGAGGCGGTGAACGAGGAAGGTGGGGTTGAGGGTGCCGTCGGGGCCGGGGCCGGGAGTGGGCTTGCGGAACTCGGTGGCGTGGGAGGGGTCCTGCGCTTGGGCGATGGCGGCGAGCGAGAGTAGAAAGAGCGGGATGATGGTTAGGCGCATTGTGGTCTCGGGTGTGAGGTAAGGCTTTATGGCCCGGGGCTAAAGCCCCTTTTTGAGGGGATCAATTCAGGGGCCTGAAGGCCCCTGCTCCCTCCGTTCTTGAAGCCGGTCCCTCCGTTTTCGGGAATAGGCTTCATCCGCTTTTTGGAGGTCATGTGAGCTTCATGGTTTCGGGGTTCCAGTGGATGATGGAGCCGCGTTCGAGGCTGAGATTGCTGAGTAGTGCGGCTCCGGCGGCGCGGAAGCCGAAGGTGGCGTCTTCGACGGGCTGCTTGCGGGTGCGGACGGAGGAGAAGAAGTTGTGGAAGTGGTCGTAGCTGTCGGAGTAGCCGTGCGGCGCTACGAACTTTTCGACTCCCGCGTAGGGAGTGCCGGTGGGCGTGGAGGCATACTTCTGGCGATACTGCTCGAGGAACTGCTGCTGGGTGGCGGTGGCGAAGGTGCTGATGGTGTAGCCGGGTTCCTTCTCGAGGGGGACGCGGTTGACGGTGACGGCGTTGCCGGTGATCTCGAGGGTACCTTCGGAGCCAGTGAAGAGGAATCCCTCGCTCTCTTCCCCGCCGTCGACGAAGTTGACGCGGAGGCTGAGGTTGAAGCCCTGAGGGTAGTCGAAAAGGGCGAGCAGGACGTCGGGGACGTTGCGGCCGTCCTTCCAGAAGCGGAGTCCGCCGGTGGCCATGGCGCGCGTGGGGCCGTTGGCTCCGGTGATGAAGTGAGTTCCGCTGAAGAGGTGGACGAAGAGGTCGCCGGCGACCCCGCTCGAGTAGTCTGTCCATTTGCGCCACTGAAAGAAGTGCTCGGCGTTCCACGGAATTTTTGGGGCGGAGCCGAGGAAGAGCGGCCAGTCGCAGGTCTCAGGACTGGCGTCGGGAGGGACGGTGTAGTTCCAGGCGCCGAGGGAGGAGTTGCGGTCCCAGCGGGCGGAGACCATGTTGAGCTGGCCGATGGCTCCGGAGGCGAGGAGCTCCTTGGCTTTGGCGTAGATGACGGAGCTGACGCGCTGGCTGCCGACCTGGAGGATGCGGTTGGTGGAGCGGGCGGTGGAGATCATCTCGGGGCCGTCGGAGTAGAGGTGAATCATCGGCTTTTCGAGGTAGACGTCCTTGCCGGCGCGCATGGCGTCGATGGCGGCCTGCTTGTGCCAGTGGTCGGGGGTGGCGATGATGACGGCGTCGATGCCGGGGCGTGAGAGGATCTCGCGATAGTCGCGCGTGGTGAAGAGGTCGACGTTGTTGGGGGTGCCGTTGCCCCAGAGCTCCTTGGAGTGGGTGAGGCGGCCGTCGTAGCAGTCGGCGACGGCGACTAGTTTTGTGCCCGGGACCTGAAGGGCGACCCGGGTGTCGTTCTGGCCCTGAATGCCGGCCCCGATGAGCGCGAACTGGATGTTGTTGTTTGCGGCGGTCGGTTGCGGAGGAGCCTGAGGCGTGAGGGCTGTGAGGGTTTGCAGATGCGCTCCGGCGGCTGCGGTGCCCGCGAGCTGGACGAAGGTGCGGCGGTTCAGCATGGTCATGGATCGGGTCCTCTTTTTTTCCGAGCGCGGCGCGAGGCCTTGCGGCTGACAGGGGAACGGTATGCGATCCGGGTTTTGCTGTCCAGAGCCTAGGCCCGTGCGAAGCCGCCTAGAACCCTGGCGGGGTTTCGGCGGCTACGTTGAAGTGGCGCTCGAGGGCGAGGCCGGCGCGGGCGATGGTGCCTTCGTCGAAGAGGCGGCCGATGAGGGTGATGCCGTAAGGGACCCGGCGGGGCGGACTGAACTTCGGCAGGGGATGGTTGGGGTCGGGCGCCCAGTCGCTGCGGGCCTCGGAGACCTCGACGAAGCCAGCGCGGAAGGTAAGCGAGGGGTGGCCGGTGAAGTTGGTAAGGGTGAGCATCTCGTCGCGGAGGGATGGGACGAGGAGGAGGTCGACTTGCGACATGATGCGGGCCATCTCTTCGGCGACCATGCGGCGGAAGCGGTCGGCCTGGACGAAGTCGACCGCGGAGAGGAAGCGCGACTGGCGGAAGGTGTTGGGCCAGGCGTCGGGGACCTGGGCTTTGAGCTGGTCGACGGCGTGGTTGAGGGTGATTTCTTCGAAGGCGGCGGCGGACTCGGCGAAGAGAATGATGTCGAGCGAGTCGTAGGGCCAGTCGGGGAGGGAGACCTCGACGGAAGTCATGCCGAGTTTGGACAGCGCGGCGAGGGCGGCGCGATCGACGTCGGTGGCGGGGGCTTCTTTCATCCATTGGGGGAAGTAGCCTACGCGGAGGCCTTGCACGGGCGCGGTGGCGTCGAAGTTGAGATGGCTGGGGACGCAAGAGAGGTCGCGCGGGCCGGGACCGGTCTCGGCTCCGGTGATGGCGTTGAGGACGAGCATGGTGTCTTCGACGGTGCGGGCCATGGGGCCTAGCTTGTCGAGCGACCAGCAGAGGGTCATGGCTCCAGTGCGGGGGACGCGGCCGTAGGTGGGGCGCAGGCCGGTGACTCCGCAGCGCATGGAGGGCGAGACGATGCTGCCTCCGGTTTCGCTGCCGATAGCAAAGGCGACGAGGCCTGCGGCGGTGGCGGCTCCGGGACCGGCGGAAGAGCCGGAGGAGCCTTCTTCGAGGAGCCAGGGGTTGACGGTCTGGCCGCCGAACCAGATGTCGTTGAGGGCCAGGGCTCCGAGCGAGAGCTTGGCGATGAGGACGGCACCGGCGTCGTTGAGGCGCCGGGTAACGGTGGCGTCGTTGGCCGGGATGCGGTTGCGGAAGGGCTCGGCGCCGTAGGTGGTGGGGATGTTGGCGGTGTCGAGGAGGTCCTTGGCTCCCCAGGGGATGCCGTGAAGCGGACCGCGGTAGTGGCCGGCGGCGATCTCGGCGTCGGCGCCCCGGGCCCGGTCGAGCGCGTGGTCGGCGGTGAGGGTGATTACGCAGTTGAGCTTGGGATTGAAGCGCTGGATGCGGTCGAGGTAGATGCGCGTGAGGCGTTCGCTCGAGAGCTTGCGGGTTTCGAGCCAGCGGGAGAGATGGGTGACGGGAGAGTAGGCAATGGCTTCATCGGATGAGGGAAGTGGTCCGGGATCGGCTGCCGTACGGATGAAGCTGTCTTGAGTGGGAATCGGGTGTTCGCTGGGGAGCGCGGCCTGCCAGCGGGAATATGGCGCGATAGTGGTGGGGATGGAGATCTTGCGTGGGCCGACGCGGCGCTCGTAGAGACCCGCCATGGCGTTGCGCCAGTTGCCCGCTGCTTGAGAGACGTCGGCTGGCGTCATGTTGACCTGAACGAGCTTTTCGGCCTCGGTGAAGGTAGCCGCGGAGACTTCGGGACCGACTGCGGGAGCGGTGCCGAAGGCGGGAGGCGCGCCTGGCGTGGGGGTGGCGGGGTTTTGTGTGAGGGCTTCGGGGGTGGTGATGGCGGCGGCTACGAGGCCGAGAGCTGACTGAGACAGGAATTCTCTGCGTGATCTGGGCATGGCTGAAGATGACCGGTTGTTGACGATTGTATGGGATGAGGAGAACTGACAGCGGATCCCCCGTTCGACTCCGCTCAGGGCAGGCTCTTCGGGGATGACAACTAGAAAGGCAACGGCAACGGCAGCGATGAGGAGGCGGTCAGTCGGGCACCTGCCAGCCGGCCATGGTCTGGGCGAGGGCGGATTGGCCGGTGGCCTGTCCGCTGGCGGCTGTGGCGAGCGAGGGGAAAGCTTGCTGGACGTCGGCGGATTTGGCCCAGATGGGGACGTCCTGCATGGTGTAGTGGTAGTTCACCTGGGTCTGCGGGAAGCCGTTGACGACCGCTGGTGGAGTGGAGCTGTCGATGCTGGAGATGACGCGGTGGCCGTAGCAGAAGCGTGGCGCGTAGCGTGTGCCCGCGGTGGAGACGGTGTAACGGGTGACGTGGATGCTGGCCTCCTGATGGCTTTCAAGAAGCTGCGATTTGACGAGGGTGTCCAGGCGCTTGATCTCGGCGGAGTCGCTGGTCTCGTAAGGGAATCGGGTGTTGGAGAGCAGGCAGTCCGGGTGGTCAAGGAACCAGGCGTTGAGGGCGGCGGTGAAGTTTTCAGGGGTCGGCTTGACCTTCGAGTTGCAGCCGGAGGCGAGTAAGAGTGCTGCTGCGGCGAGGAGTGTGGCTGAGAAGAGATTGGTTGTGCGATTTGGCATGGCGCTCCTGTGGCTCGGGTGCAGTGGAAGTGAGGTTAGGCTAAGTTCGGCGCTCAGGAGCGGCCTACGTAGTCTTTGTATGCGGGAAGGTGGAGGTCGGGCAGACTGGATGCGTTCATGGCGGCGCGGACGATGGCGCGCGACATGACGACGGCAGCGATGGCTCCGATGGCGGTGACGTCGGCCTGGACCTTGGCTGTACCGGTTGACATGGCGAAGATGGTGTCGCCGTCGGCCATGGTGTGAACGGGGTTGATGGCGCGGGCGTAGCCGTCGTGGGCCATCTGAGCGATCTTGGTCGTCTGGACTTTAGTGAAGGGGGCGTTGGTGGCGACGCAGCCAATGGTGGTATTGGCGGCGTTCTGCACGACGACGCGGTAGCCGTTCATGATGGCGGCCATGGAATCGCGGAAGCCCTTGCCGGCTTCGCTGCGGGCGCCGGCGACGATCTTGCCGCTGTGCGGGTCGATGACGTCGCCGACGGCGTTGACGGCTACGATGGCTCCGACGACGATGCCGGTGTCGCCGATGGTGACGCTGGCGGTGCCGAGGCCGGACTTCATGGCGAAGCCGGGGCCGAACATCTTGCCGATGGTGGCTCCAGCGCCTGCACCTACGTTGCCTTCGGTGATGGGGCCGCTGACCGCAGCCTTGCAGGCGGAGTAGCCGTCTTCGGCGGTGGGGCGGATCTTGAAGTTGCCGACGCCGAGGTCCATGAGGATTGCAGCGGGGACGATGGGGACGACGCCCAATTTACCGATCTTGTAGCCGGCGTTGTGCTCTTCGAGGTAGCGCATGACTCCGGTGGCCGTTTCGAGGCCGTACGCAGAACCGCCAGACAGGACGATGGCGTTGATCTTGTCGACCACGTTTGTCGGTGAGAGGAGGTCGGTTTCGCGGGTCCCGGGGGCGGAGCCGCGGACGTCGACACCGGCTGTGGCGCCTTCTTCGCAGAGCATGACGGTGCAGCCGGTGGGGCGGTCGGTGCGGGTGTGGTGGCCAACCTTGAGGCCGGGGACGTCAGCGATGGAGCCGCCGGGAGGCATCGCAATGGGGTCGAGCGCTGCCGCGTAGGCGGAGGGAGGGATCGCGGCGGCGAGAGGAAGTCCTAAGAGATTGCGGGCGAATTCACGGCGATGCATCAGAGTGACCTCGATCTGAAGCTAAAGATGGTTCGGGTGATGAGACTGCCAGAGACTTCGCTCAGGACGACACTTCCGGGGGTGGGGCAGCGTCTGAAGATGTTTGGTGAGCTTTGACCGTCTTAGCTCCCCTGAAAGAAACCGCAGGTCCTTCGACTCCGCGATTCACGGTGAGGCTGTGAATCGCTCCGCTCAGGATGACACTTCTATGGGGGGATTCGGGAGTGAGGGAGGGAAATATTCGCTGGTTAGCTTGCATTGGTTCCTCCGGCGAAGGAGATGTTTTTCGGTGCCTGCTGCGGATAGAGGACTCGGAAGGCGAGCATGACGATGGCTGCGGTGGCGATTCCGATGGCGGCGGGTGAGAAGATTCCGTAGCCTGCGTTCGCAGTGAGTTGGCGCGTGATGAGCGTTGCGGCGATGGCCGCGATGATGCTGGTGATGGCGGCCGAGGAGAGAACGCGGCGGGAGTAGAGGCCGGCGATGACGGGGACGAAGAGCGCGACGGCGATGAGCGAGTAGAAGATGCTGACGGCCGCGATGATGGAGGGGAGGACGGCGGCGAGGAGGATTCCGATGATGCCCGCGGCGACGGAGGCGATGCGGCTGGCGATTAGGAGTTTCTGCTGCGAGATTCCGGGGTTGAGGAAGGTCTTGTAGAGGTCGACGGCGAGCGAGGTGGAGAGCATGAAGAGGATAGCGTCGGTGGCGGAGAGCTCTGCGGAGAAGATGGAGGCCAGGGTCCAGACGCCTAGCCATTTCGGGAGCAGGAGCTTCATGGCGGCGGGCAGGGCGAGTTCGGCCTTGGCGAGATGTGGGAGAGCGGCGAGGGCACAGAGGCCGAGGATAGGTGGGACGAAGGCGAAGATGGCCTGGCCGAGTGAGTTGAGGCCGACGCCGAGGCGGACGGTGCGGGTGTCGCGGGCACCGTAGATTTTCTGAACGAGGCCGGGGGAGATCATGAAGGATGGGACGAGGATGGCGATCCAGGCGAAGACCTGTTTGGGGCCTGCTCCGACGATGGTGAACATATTTGTGGATGTGGTTTGATGCGCGGCAACAAGGGTGTGGAGGGTTGTCCAGCCGCCGACGGCGTGGATCGCGAAGGGGACGGCGAGGAGCAGGCCGGACATGGTGACGGCGAGCTCGAACATATTGACGAAGGCCGAGGCCATGAGTCCGCCGGCGGTGCAGTAGACGATGGCAACGAGGCCGCCGATAATGCAGCCCTGCCACTTGGGGATTGCGGCGACAGTCTCGAGGATCCAGGCGATGGCGATGATCTGGCCAGCGAGGATGGCAAGGGAGCCGCACCAAAAGAGGACGGCGATAAGAGCTTTGACGGATTTGCTGTAGCGGAATTCGAGGAAGTCCTGGAGCGTGGCGAGGTTGTGTTGCTTGGCGATCGTCCAGAGGCGTGGGCCAAGGAACTGCGAGAGTATGAGCGTGCCTATGGAAGCTGAGCCGACCCACCACCAGGCGGAGAGGCCGAAGCTGTAGCCGAGGCCGGTGGCGCCGACCGTGGAGCCAGCGCCGATGTTGGCGGCGAGGAAGGTGGCGAAGAGTCTACCCGGACCGAGGCTGCGGCCGGCGACGAGGAAGTCAGAGGAGTTCTTGACGCGGCGGCTGATGACGAGCCCGAGAACCATCAGGAAGATTGAGTAGGCGAGCAGGGCGACGAGGTAAAGGTTCATCGGGTTCCGGTGGCGGGCGAGGCTCCGAGCAGCTGCATCGCGGTGAGCGCCATGATCTTAGCTGAGTTTACGACGTCTTCGATGAGACAGTACTCGTCGGGGCGGTGGGCCTGGTTGAGAATGCCGGGGCCGTAGGCGATGCATTGGGCGACGTCGCCGATGCGGACGACGTGTTTTTGATCGTAGGTTCCGGGGCTGGCGGTTAGCCTGGGCTTGCGGCCGAGGATGGTCTCGATGCTGGAGCTGATGGTGGTGACGAGTTCGCAGTCCGGGTCGGTGTTGACGGGATAGACGATCATGAGATCTTCCAAGTTGTATCTGAAGTCGGGGTTCTGCGAGCGGAGATCTTCGAGCATCGAACGGATCTCTTCGCGGACGTGGTCGAAGTTTTCTTCGGCGAGGAAGCGGCGGTCGAAGATGGCACCGGAGCGGTCGGCGACGCAGGGTGTTTGAGTGCCGTCTTCGAGCTGGCCGCCGAAGACGGAGTTGACGTTGATGCTGGCGTAGCGGGAGCCAGGAGGCTCGACCGGCGCAGCCGTCTTGCGGGTCGCGAGAACGGGCTTGAGCCTGTGGGTGACGTCGTGGAGGACGTCGCCAATCTGGTCGATGGCGCTGATTCCAAAGTGTGGCATGGAGCCGTGCGCGATGCGTCCGTGCGTGGTGATCTTGAACCAGTAGACTCCGCGATGGCCGAGACAGATGCTGTCCACGTTGCTGGGTTCGGTGATGATGACGAAGTCGGTCTTGTCTTTGCCGATCCAGCCCTGGCGGGCCATGTAGGCAACGCCGGCGAAGCCCCCGCTCTCTTCGTCGACGCTGCCACTCTGCTCGACGGTGCCGTGGAGACGGATGCCTGCGCGGCGGATGGCCTCGATGGCGAAGATGGAGGCGGCGATGCCGGCCTTCTGGTCGGAGACTCCGCGGCCGTAGAGTTTACCGTCGCGGATAAGGGCTCCGAAGGGATCGACGGTCCAGCCGTCGCCGACGGGGACGACGTCGAAGTGTCCGTTGAAGTGGAGTGCGGGGCGGGGAGTGGAGCCTTCCATGCGCCCGAAGACGTTGACACGAGGATGCTGGGGAGTGTGCTCAGGGAGTTCTTCGGCGGCGATGTAATGCGTGTCGTAGCCGAAGGACGCGAGCTTGCTGCCGATGAAT
The Edaphobacter bradus genome window above contains:
- the mtnA gene encoding S-methyl-5-thioribose-1-phosphate isomerase, whose protein sequence is MIPTLEWLPNGVSFLDQTKLPLEETYVLATDYQQVATVIRDMIVRGAPAIGVSAAMGVALGVSQSKATTIPALNAEVATICETLAATRPTAVNLFWAIQRMRDKYDTLVAANTSITKIKAALIAEARHMYDEDIAACKAMGAHGASLLPMEGTVLTHCNAGALATCGYGTALGVIRAAVERGHKIDVYADETRPYLQGARLTAWELLHDNIPTTVLCDNMAGSLMRLGRVQAVIVGADRIAANGDTANKIGTYSVAVLAKEHNIPVYVAAPLSTIDLATLHGDEIPIEQRSATEVTHSQGKQITPDGADIENPAFDVTPAKYITAIITEHGVLRAPFEQSIRKMVEAATTKPELATA
- the pyrE gene encoding orotate phosphoribosyltransferase, producing the protein MSIDNRTALLNLIATLSFRLGDFTLASGQRSDYYIDCRTTTLHAEGGRLSGLLLYDLIRERFPHAEAVGGLTMGADPLVSNTASASAWHHVHHHRDPLSRDLIHGFLVRKAEKTHGTGRRLEGFHKLGAHVVIVDDVCTTGGSTITAIEATRESGMNVAGVLCLVDREQGGRANIEAIIHDVPFISVFTANDVRAAHIAQQRTT
- a CDS encoding PEP-CTERM sorting domain-containing protein, whose product is MRKQILAFGILVLCGMAVAHATTLTPGSTVAASTLSFGGAPVQFLGGPMVSNGITSNYASTAYSDPSNVYCSGCLDFVYQIDPTGGKGSVTDVVQSNFDHFLTSVGFSAQPGQAVPTSISRSADGSLIDFFFANGDPINTFSAFLVVETNVTNFSRVGTIGLVPQTAGTALDIEPMPEPASFVLLGSGLIGLAGLAKRKLLG
- a CDS encoding FG-GAP repeat domain-containing protein — protein: MRLTIIPLFLLSLAAIAQAQDPSHATEFRKPTPGPGPDGTLNPTFLVHRLGNDHAEGITTLDMNNDGYPDLLSGAYWYENPGPNAGEWKQHQYRTVGIHGEFVSDCGEWTIDVNHDGHPDVVTAGWITNGLWWYENPNKPGVMWQKHLIADSYDTEGGVMADINGDGVPDIALAHYNHSGVLWVDFSGATPRVHHVGGKEQDGHGIGIADIDGDGKPDILTPYGWFRNIDANNDKWEWHPDWRLGDTGFPILGYDVNNDGKLDLIYGQGHSYGLYWLEQSGTPEHRIWTRHAIDESFSQSHALLLADIDGDGQAELITGKRYRGHSGDDPGSYDPPVLYAYKINRKDTTFTRIPLSVNSTATAGTQILALDLDKDGDIDIATAGKLGVHVLENLTINNVPKSMREAQQPLERQWPFPGEGEQVEQEDGPH
- a CDS encoding Gfo/Idh/MocA family protein yields the protein MTMLNRRTFVQLAGTAAAGAHLQTLTALTPQAPPQPTAANNNIQFALIGAGIQGQNDTRVALQVPGTKLVAVADCYDGRLTHSKELWGNGTPNNVDLFTTRDYREILSRPGIDAVIIATPDHWHKQAAIDAMRAGKDVYLEKPMIHLYSDGPEMISTARSTNRILQVGSQRVSSVIYAKAKELLASGAIGQLNMVSARWDRNSSLGAWNYTVPPDASPETCDWPLFLGSAPKIPWNAEHFFQWRKWTDYSSGVAGDLFVHLFSGTHFITGANGPTRAMATGGLRFWKDGRNVPDVLLALFDYPQGFNLSLRVNFVDGGEESEGFLFTGSEGTLEITGNAVTVNRVPLEKEPGYTISTFATATQQQFLEQYRQKYASTPTGTPYAGVEKFVAPHGYSDSYDHFHNFFSSVRTRKQPVEDATFGFRAAGAALLSNLSLERGSIIHWNPETMKLT